In the genome of Molothrus aeneus isolate 106 chromosome 5, BPBGC_Maene_1.0, whole genome shotgun sequence, one region contains:
- the GTSE1 gene encoding G2 and S phase-expressed protein 1, producing the protein MEEKKEMSVDSLSHLTEEKLDICMSNVSDFPLLTDEKFDFDLSLSSTSGNEDEVFVGPVGHKERCIAASIEAKRSVSAFDDKLMWSPLQGEKFVEIFKEAHLLALQIETGSKDEETKISQSEEQENKIVETFVEDSKSKLKILRNKNIAISPRPVKRETYCVQDSPACQLPPCFQKASQKLVSDGKVHALPAPPNRSPVKICVSPTKNASLPLTEERETKETNTKAICKLPMAKPSSASGKSNLLTIDKPGLRKMTYLKCPRVASGLTRKTTLSSSSSSVSSMNSSLNSSLPISPIGKKGKSNMSSKASVSGSKLSTGTSRLALVRPTTVSSLQAANTEKFRKQVRSASTPKIPSAISLAKSSASAASSEAAGSGIQRPSSVSSLQQLCQQNKDGTSAKGSLCPKPKARVLSVSTSQTKAPMKTQDATPSKLAPKAAPSLGLTFCGTPGSAMAVSTPMKGSEDKAFQGFCFPERSATMTPASVRRSGLPTPVRRISGFPAVTPKTVPSLQTSPRAASLRQSFSFSAKKTFTAGSKQKQESKTQTSSEDDTSPPAVLPLVLNFSPEKTATEGAENALKEAEVQNELAKVQNELAEEKQPEALLLDIGADKSVPHTSECESRPLIDLSNTPEVSKITSAKPVLCGQIKLIDLSSPLITLSPDVNKENLDSPLLKF; encoded by the exons atggaggaaaaaaaagaaatgtcagtAGATAGCCTGAGTCATTTGACTGAAGAAAAGCTGGATATTTGCATGAGCAATG TTTCAGACTTTCCTCTTCTGACTGATGAAAAGTTTGATTTTGACCTTTCACTCTCTTCAACAAG tgGAAATGAAGATGAAGTTTTTGTTGGACCTGTGGGACACAAAGAAAGATGTATTGCTGCCAGTATTGAAGCAAAAAGGAGTGTGTCTGCTTTTGATGATAAACTCATGTGGAGCCCACTTCAAGGAGAGAAATTTGTGGAAATTTTCAAAGAAGCTCATTTGTTGGCACTGCAAATAGAGACTGGAAGCAAGGACGAGGAGACCAAAATAAGCCAAtcagaagagcaggaaaacaagATTGTAGAAACATTTGTGGAGGACTCAAAGTCAAAGCTGAAGATACTGAGAAACAAAAACATAGCAATAAGTCCCAGGCCCGTTAAACGGGAGACATACTGTGTGCAGGATAGCCCAGCATGTCAGCTGCCACCTTGTTTTCAGAAGGCATCACAGAAACTTGTGTCAGATGGCAAAGTGCAtgctcttcctgctcctcctaACAGAAGCCCTGTTAAAATTTGTGTGTCTCCTACAAAAAATGCCAGTTTACCCCTAACAGAAGAGCGGGAAACCAAGGAAACAAATACAAAGGCAATTTGCAAACTGCCAATGGCAAAACCATCATCTGCTTCTGGAAAAAGCAATTTGTTGACAATTGACAAG CCTGGCTTAAGGAAGATGACATATCTGAAATGTCCTCGTGTTGCCAGTGGTCTCACAAGGAAGACTACATTATCGTCATCTTCATCATCAGTTTCCAGCATGAACTCAAGTCTTAATTCAAGTTTACCAATTTCTCCTATAGGCAAAAAAG GAAAATCAAACATGTCATCAAAAGCTAGTGTGAGTGGCTCTAAGCTTTCAACTGGTACAAGCAGGCTGGCCCTTGTCAGACCTACCACAGTGTcatctctgcaggctgccaATACTGAGAAATTCAGGAAGCAAGTGAGATCAGCGAGTACTCCCAAAATACCTAGTGCCATAAGCCTGGCTAAATCTTCAGCTTCTGCAGCATCATCtgaggctgcaggcagtggaATTCAGAGACCAAGCTCTGTTTCCAGTCTGCAGCAGCTATGTCAGCAGAATAAAGATGGGACTTCAGCAAAAGGAAGCCTGTGTCCAAAGCCCAAGGCTAGAGTTTTGTCTGTTTCCACAAGTCAAACTAAGGCTCCTATGAAGACTCAAG aTGCAACACCAAGCAAGTTGGCACCGAAAGCAGCACCATCTCTTGGACTAACGTTTTGTGGCACACCTGGAAG TGCCATGGCAGTCAGCACTCCTATGAAAGGCTCAGAAGATAAGGCCTTCcagggtttttgttttcctgagagGTCTGCCACCATGACTCCTGCCAGCGTGAGGCGGTCTGGCCTGCCTACACCTGTCCGTCGGATCTCAGGGTTCCCAGCAGTGACTCCTAAAACTGTACCAAGCTTGCAAACTTCTCCACGTGCTGCATCTCTTCGGCAAAGCTTCAGCTTTTCTGCCAAAAAGACTTTCACAGCTGG CTCTAAACAGAAACAAGAGAGTAAGACACAGACATCGTCAGAGGATGATACATCTCCTCCAGCTGTGCTACCTCTTGTACTTAACTTCTCTCCAGAGAAAACTGCTACAGAAGGAgcagaaaatgcattaaaagaGGCAGAAGTACAAAATGAGCTGGCTAAAGTACAAAATGAGCTGGCTGAAGAGAAACAACCTGAG gcTTTACTGCTAGATATTGGAGCAGACAAATCTGTCCCACACACTTCTGAATGTGAAAGCAGACCTTTGATTGACCTTTCCAATACTCCTGAAGTGAGTAAGATTACTTCTGCAAAGCCTGTGTTATGTGGGCAGATAAAG ctaaTTGATTTGAGTTCTCCTCTTATCACTCTGAGCCCTGATgtaaacaaagaaaatctgGATTCCCCTCTACTGAAGTTCTAA